A DNA window from Stutzerimonas stutzeri contains the following coding sequences:
- a CDS encoding response regulator: MLKDLGIRGRVLMLTLLPSTLLAVVLGAYFTWMQLSEMRHQLDERGQLIAEQLAPLAAPAMNLGYDKRLQRILTQVLDQADVRAVTILDPERTQRVHAGPRMLTPPPPGDPEGLTRVSSMDHTRILMPVLSRHLNLADETRGPEEKLIGWLELELSHHNTLLRGYRSLLTSLFLVGAGLIITALLALRMSRAISLPLQRVKAAVAQLKDGHLETRLQPLGSHEMDELASGINRMAEALLSAREELQQSIDQATEDVQQNLETIEIQNIELDLARKEALEASRIKSEFLANMSHEIRTPLNGILGFTQLLQKSDLTPRQQDYLGTIEQSADSLLGIINEILDFSKIEAGKLVLDSIPLNLRDLIEDTLTILAPSAHTKHLELVSLVYRDTPLSLLGDPLRLKQVLTNLISNAIKFTNEGTIAVRAMVEDDNADRAQLRISVQDTGIGLTDQDLRALFQAFSQADNSISRQPGGTGLGLVISKRLIEQMGGEIGVDSIPDEGSEFWISLSLPKARDDIEDLPHPALQGRRIALLEQHPLARQALQHQLESLGLEVHTFDTLDQMQAAIGEQRQSSQLIDLAVLGVTGREIEPDALSRRLMEIEALGCKCVVLCPTTEQAHYHDSLPEVHSYTQLQGKPACTRKLQRVLVELVRPNQVYTEPAIPVPSRAARVLCVDDNPANLLLVKTLLGDMGAEVIAVDNGLAALEAVKQHTFDLALMDVQMPGMDGRQTTEAIRHWEHTSGSTPLPIIALTAHALANEKRSLLQSGMDDYLTKPISDRQLAQVVLKWTGLALRSQPQRVAEPTSQPNPNLKVLDEEEGLRLAAGKADLAEDMLGMLLQSLEGDRRTIREARQANDRQALIERVHRLHGATRYCGVPQLRNACQQSETLLKQNHPDSETALDELDAAIERLEQEIQLDG, from the coding sequence GTGCTGAAAGACCTAGGAATTCGTGGCCGCGTGCTGATGCTGACGCTGCTGCCAAGCACCCTGCTGGCAGTAGTGCTCGGAGCCTACTTCACCTGGATGCAGCTGTCCGAGATGCGCCATCAGCTCGACGAGCGTGGCCAACTGATTGCCGAGCAGCTCGCCCCGCTCGCCGCACCGGCGATGAACCTGGGCTATGACAAGCGCCTGCAGCGCATCCTGACTCAAGTGCTGGACCAGGCCGACGTCCGTGCGGTGACCATCCTCGATCCCGAACGCACCCAGCGCGTTCACGCCGGCCCACGCATGCTGACGCCGCCGCCTCCGGGCGATCCGGAAGGCCTGACCCGGGTCAGCAGCATGGATCACACACGCATTCTGATGCCGGTGCTCAGCCGCCACCTCAACCTCGCCGACGAAACGCGCGGCCCGGAGGAGAAGCTGATCGGCTGGCTGGAACTCGAACTGTCGCATCACAACACCCTGCTGCGCGGCTACCGCAGCCTGCTGACCAGCCTGTTTCTGGTTGGTGCGGGCTTGATCATCACGGCCCTGCTGGCGCTGCGCATGAGTCGCGCCATCAGCCTGCCGCTACAGCGTGTGAAAGCCGCCGTCGCACAGCTCAAGGATGGCCATCTGGAGACCCGCTTGCAGCCGTTGGGCAGCCACGAAATGGACGAGCTCGCTTCCGGCATCAATCGCATGGCCGAAGCATTGCTCAGCGCCCGCGAAGAGCTGCAGCAGAGCATCGACCAGGCCACCGAGGATGTGCAGCAGAATCTGGAAACCATCGAGATCCAGAACATCGAACTGGACCTGGCGCGCAAGGAGGCTCTGGAGGCCAGCCGGATCAAGTCCGAGTTTCTCGCCAACATGAGCCACGAGATCCGCACCCCGCTCAACGGTATCCTCGGCTTCACTCAGCTACTGCAGAAAAGCGACCTCACGCCACGCCAGCAGGATTACCTGGGCACGATCGAGCAGTCCGCAGACAGCCTGCTCGGGATCATCAACGAGATTCTTGATTTCTCGAAGATCGAGGCGGGCAAGCTGGTGCTCGACAGCATTCCGCTCAACCTGCGCGACCTCATCGAAGACACCCTGACCATCCTTGCGCCGTCGGCGCATACCAAGCACCTGGAGCTGGTCAGCCTGGTCTACCGCGACACGCCGCTGTCACTGCTGGGCGATCCGCTGCGCCTCAAGCAGGTGCTGACCAATCTGATCAGCAACGCCATCAAGTTCACCAACGAAGGCACCATCGCCGTACGCGCCATGGTCGAGGACGACAATGCCGATCGGGCCCAGCTGCGCATCAGCGTGCAGGACACCGGCATCGGCCTGACCGATCAGGATCTGCGAGCGCTGTTCCAGGCCTTTAGCCAGGCGGATAACTCCATCTCGCGCCAGCCCGGCGGCACTGGGCTCGGGCTGGTCATTTCCAAGCGCCTGATCGAGCAGATGGGCGGCGAGATCGGCGTCGACAGCATTCCCGACGAAGGCTCGGAGTTCTGGATCAGCCTCAGCCTGCCGAAGGCACGAGATGACATCGAAGACCTGCCGCACCCTGCCCTGCAAGGGCGCCGCATCGCGCTGCTCGAACAGCACCCGCTGGCGCGCCAGGCCTTGCAGCACCAACTGGAAAGTCTCGGCCTCGAAGTACACACCTTCGATACGCTCGATCAGATGCAGGCAGCGATCGGCGAGCAACGCCAAAGCAGCCAGCTCATCGACCTCGCCGTGCTCGGCGTGACCGGTCGCGAAATCGAGCCGGACGCACTCAGCCGACGACTGATGGAAATCGAGGCGCTCGGCTGCAAATGCGTGGTGCTGTGCCCGACTACCGAGCAGGCCCACTACCACGACTCACTGCCGGAGGTGCACAGCTATACACAGCTGCAGGGCAAGCCGGCCTGCACGCGCAAGTTGCAGCGGGTGCTGGTGGAACTGGTGCGGCCGAATCAGGTTTACACCGAGCCTGCGATTCCGGTGCCCAGCCGCGCCGCGCGCGTACTGTGCGTAGATGACAATCCGGCCAACCTGCTGCTGGTAAAGACGCTGCTGGGCGACATGGGCGCCGAGGTCATCGCGGTGGACAACGGGCTCGCTGCGCTGGAGGCGGTCAAGCAGCACACATTCGACCTTGCGCTGATGGACGTGCAGATGCCCGGCATGGACGGCCGGCAAACCACCGAAGCCATCCGGCACTGGGAACACACCAGCGGGAGCACGCCGCTGCCAATCATCGCCTTGACCGCGCATGCGCTGGCCAACGAGAAACGCTCGCTACTGCAAAGCGGTATGGACGATTACCTGACCAAGCCGATCAGCGACCGGCAGCTGGCCCAGGTGGTGCTGAAGTGGACCGGCCTTGCCTTGCGCAGCCAGCCGCAACGTGTTGCGGAGCCGACATCGCAGCCCAACCCGAACCTGAAAGTCCTCGATGAGGAAGAGGGACTGCGCCTGGCTGCCGGCAAGGCCGATCTTGCCGAGGATATGCTCGGCATGCTGTTGCAATCGCTCGAAGGTGATCGCCGGACCATCCGCGAAGCCAGGCAGGCGAATGATCGTCAGGCACTGATCGAACGCGTGCACCGGCTGCACGGCGCGACCCGTTATTGCGGCGTGCCGCAGCTGCGCAATGCTTGTCAGCAGAGCGAGACGCTGCTCAAGCAAAACCACCCGGACAGCGAGACCGCGCTGGACGAACTGGACGCAGCCATCGAACGCCTGGAGCAGGAAATCCAGCTCGACGGCTGA
- a CDS encoding trimeric intracellular cation channel family protein, with product MELLHTIYLIAIMAEAMSGAIMGMRRGMDLFGICLLGTVTALGGGTARDVLLGHYPVGWIAHPEYLTFTIGAAIVTGFIARHLHHLRMVFLLVDGLGLVAFTVIGCDVAMGMGAHPSIVVLAGVITGIFGGLMRDVLCNQVPMVLQRELYATVALFTGVFYMGMLWLEINTTLATLTALGSGFLFRVLAMTFHWKLPDFNGKEIRGLD from the coding sequence GTGGAATTGCTGCACACCATCTACCTGATTGCCATCATGGCCGAAGCCATGTCCGGCGCCATCATGGGCATGCGCCGGGGCATGGACCTGTTCGGCATCTGCCTGCTCGGCACCGTGACGGCACTGGGTGGCGGCACCGCACGCGACGTGCTGCTTGGCCATTACCCGGTCGGCTGGATTGCCCATCCGGAATACCTCACCTTCACCATCGGCGCGGCGATCGTCACCGGCTTCATCGCCCGCCACCTGCATCACCTGCGCATGGTGTTCCTGCTGGTGGATGGTCTCGGCCTGGTGGCATTCACCGTGATCGGCTGCGACGTAGCGATGGGCATGGGTGCGCACCCGTCCATCGTGGTGCTGGCCGGCGTGATCACCGGGATCTTCGGTGGGCTGATGCGTGACGTACTCTGCAACCAGGTGCCAATGGTCCTGCAGCGTGAGCTCTACGCTACCGTGGCGTTGTTCACCGGCGTGTTCTACATGGGCATGCTGTGGCTGGAGATCAACACCACCCTTGCCACGTTGACCGCGCTGGGCAGCGGCTTCCTGTTCCGAGTGCTGGCCATGACCTTCCACTGGAAGCTGCCCGACTTCAACGGCAAGGAGATTCGCGGCCTGGACTGA
- the cysM gene encoding cysteine synthase CysM — translation MTTHYPTIADCIGNTPLVRLQRIPGKTSNIILVKLEGNNPAGSVKDRPALSMINRAEVRGDIQPGDTLIEATSGNTGIALAMAAAIKGYRMILIMPDNSTAERKAAMTAYGAELILVSKEQGMEGARDLALKMQAEGRGKVLDQFANGDNPEAHYNSTGPELWEQTQGNITHFISSMGTTGTIMGVSRYLKERNPDVQIIGLQPMEGAAIPGIRRWPQEYLPKIYQAERVDRVVDMSQAEAEQVMRRLAREEGIFCGVSSGGSVAAALRLSQEVENAVIVAIICDRGDRYLSTGVYDAPN, via the coding sequence ATGACTACACACTATCCGACCATTGCCGATTGCATCGGCAACACCCCGCTGGTTCGTCTGCAGCGGATACCGGGTAAGACCAGTAACATTATTCTGGTCAAGCTCGAAGGCAACAATCCGGCCGGCTCGGTCAAGGATCGTCCGGCACTGTCGATGATCAACCGCGCCGAGGTGCGCGGCGACATTCAGCCGGGCGACACCCTTATCGAGGCGACCTCCGGCAACACCGGGATTGCCCTGGCCATGGCGGCGGCGATCAAGGGTTACCGGATGATCCTGATCATGCCGGACAACTCCACGGCCGAGCGCAAGGCGGCGATGACCGCCTATGGCGCCGAACTGATCCTGGTCAGCAAGGAGCAGGGCATGGAAGGTGCCCGTGATCTGGCGTTGAAGATGCAAGCCGAAGGTCGCGGCAAGGTGCTCGATCAGTTCGCCAACGGTGACAACCCCGAGGCGCACTACAACAGCACCGGGCCGGAACTCTGGGAGCAAACCCAGGGCAACATCACTCATTTCATCAGCTCGATGGGGACCACCGGTACGATCATGGGCGTTTCGCGCTACCTCAAGGAGCGGAACCCGGACGTGCAGATCATCGGCCTGCAGCCGATGGAAGGCGCGGCTATCCCCGGCATCCGCCGCTGGCCCCAGGAGTACCTGCCGAAGATCTACCAGGCCGAGCGTGTCGACCGCGTCGTCGACATGTCGCAGGCCGAAGCCGAGCAGGTGATGCGTCGCCTTGCCCGCGAAGAGGGCATCTTTTGCGGTGTGTCCTCCGGTGGTTCCGTGGCCGCGGCGCTGCGCCTGTCGCAGGAGGTCGAGAACGCGGTGATCGTGGCGATCATCTGCGACCGCGGCGACCGCTATCTCTCGACCGGCGTGTATGACGCGCCCAATTGA
- the mnmC gene encoding bifunctional tRNA (5-methylaminomethyl-2-thiouridine)(34)-methyltransferase MnmD/FAD-dependent 5-carboxymethylaminomethyl-2-thiouridine(34) oxidoreductase MnmC yields the protein MNDRSASDAFLHAELDWDENGLPQSRQYGDVYFSRASGLAETEHVFLAQNELAQRFAALQRNQHLVIGETGFGTGLNFLCAWQLFERTADNQARLHFVSVEKHPLSRDDMQRALALWPELQPQAEVLLQQYVALNPGFQRFVFAGGRVVLTLLIGDVLACLPSLDARVDAWFLDGFAPAKNPQMWQPALFAELARLSAPGATLGTFTSAGFVRRGLIEAGFDMQRVPGFGHKREILRGRLHAAPASVSDRPWFARPNQLASERHAVVIGAGLAGCATAASLAARGWRVSVLERHAEAAQEGSGNPQGVLYLKLSAHGTALSRLVVSGFSYTRRLLANLQAGQDWQACGVLQLCYDDKERERQAELAAAFPASLVHPLSRDAAEALAGVALAEGGLFYPDAGWAHPPALCRWLLQQPGIELLQHREALELQRNGQSWQVLAGEEVLAEAPVVVLAGAADAARFSQSEWLPLKRIRGQISCLPANVESGQLRTVLCAKGYVAPPRDGTHTLGASFNFQQTDDAPSVAEHQANLEMLEQISSDLYQRLQADPQQTDSLQGRVAFRCTSPDYLPMIGPLAEPRAFAETYAALGKNARQSQQAPCPWLDGLYVNTAHGSRGMISAPLSGELLAAWLNDEPLPLPREVAEACHPNRFLLRKLIRGS from the coding sequence ATGAACGACCGCTCTGCCTCCGATGCCTTCCTGCACGCCGAACTCGACTGGGACGAAAACGGCCTGCCGCAATCGCGCCAGTACGGCGACGTGTATTTCTCCCGCGCCAGTGGGCTCGCCGAAACCGAACACGTGTTTCTCGCGCAGAACGAATTGGCTCAGCGCTTCGCCGCGCTGCAGCGCAACCAGCATCTGGTGATCGGCGAAACCGGCTTCGGTACGGGCCTGAATTTCCTCTGCGCCTGGCAGCTGTTCGAGCGCACCGCCGATAATCAGGCGCGCCTGCATTTCGTCAGCGTCGAGAAACATCCACTAAGCCGCGACGACATGCAGCGCGCGCTCGCACTGTGGCCGGAGCTGCAGCCGCAAGCGGAAGTGCTGCTGCAACAATACGTCGCGCTGAACCCGGGGTTCCAACGCTTCGTCTTTGCCGGCGGACGCGTGGTGCTGACCCTGCTGATCGGCGACGTGCTCGCTTGCCTGCCCAGTCTGGATGCGCGGGTCGACGCCTGGTTTCTCGACGGCTTCGCCCCCGCAAAGAATCCCCAGATGTGGCAGCCGGCGCTGTTCGCCGAGCTGGCCAGGCTGTCCGCACCCGGAGCCACGCTGGGCACCTTTACCAGCGCCGGCTTCGTCCGCCGCGGCCTGATCGAGGCCGGCTTCGACATGCAACGGGTGCCCGGTTTTGGCCACAAGCGCGAGATTCTGCGCGGGCGCCTGCATGCCGCGCCTGCCAGCGTTTCGGACAGACCCTGGTTCGCTCGGCCGAACCAACTGGCGTCAGAGCGTCATGCAGTCGTGATCGGCGCCGGCCTTGCTGGATGCGCAACGGCCGCATCGCTGGCTGCCCGGGGCTGGCGGGTAAGCGTGCTGGAGCGGCATGCCGAGGCCGCTCAAGAAGGCTCCGGCAACCCTCAGGGCGTGCTCTACCTCAAGCTATCGGCACACGGCACTGCGCTGTCGCGGCTGGTAGTCAGCGGCTTCAGCTACACACGGCGACTGCTTGCCAACCTGCAAGCGGGCCAGGACTGGCAGGCATGTGGCGTCCTGCAGCTGTGTTATGACGACAAGGAGCGCGAACGCCAGGCCGAGCTGGCGGCGGCCTTCCCTGCCTCACTGGTCCATCCGCTATCGCGCGACGCGGCTGAAGCGCTAGCGGGAGTGGCACTGGCCGAGGGTGGCCTGTTCTATCCCGACGCCGGCTGGGCCCATCCGCCCGCCCTGTGCCGCTGGTTGCTGCAGCAGCCGGGCATCGAGCTGCTGCAGCATCGCGAAGCCCTCGAGTTGCAGCGCAACGGCCAATCCTGGCAAGTATTGGCTGGCGAAGAGGTACTGGCCGAGGCGCCAGTGGTGGTGCTCGCAGGCGCCGCGGACGCTGCCCGTTTCAGCCAGAGCGAATGGCTGCCGCTCAAGCGCATACGCGGGCAGATCTCCTGCTTGCCGGCCAATGTCGAGAGCGGCCAGTTGCGCACCGTGCTCTGTGCCAAGGGTTACGTCGCGCCACCACGCGACGGCACACACACCCTTGGCGCAAGCTTCAACTTCCAGCAGACCGACGATGCTCCAAGCGTCGCCGAACATCAGGCGAACCTGGAAATGCTCGAGCAGATCTCGTCCGACCTGTATCAGCGCCTCCAGGCAGACCCGCAGCAAACCGATTCGCTGCAAGGGCGCGTCGCATTCCGCTGCACCAGTCCGGATTACCTGCCAATGATTGGTCCGCTGGCCGAACCCCGGGCCTTCGCCGAAACATACGCGGCGCTGGGCAAGAATGCGCGGCAGTCCCAGCAGGCGCCCTGCCCCTGGCTGGATGGGCTATACGTCAACACCGCCCACGGCTCGCGCGGCATGATCAGCGCACCGCTGTCCGGCGAACTGTTGGCAGCCTGGCTGAATGACGAACCGCTGCCGCTGCCGCGGGAAGTGGCCGAAGCCTGCCACCCAAATCGCTTTCTGCTGCGCAAGCTGATTCGCGGCAGCTGA
- the rlmD gene encoding 23S rRNA (uracil(1939)-C(5))-methyltransferase RlmD: MAKRSGALRFQPSGGERKPQVPIGKKQRLNIQRLANDGRGIAFVEGRTWFVEGALPGEEVEARVLSARSQIVEARCERVLQASAQRQVEPCPHARLCGGCNLQHAPIADQLALKQHALSEQLSRLADLQPESWAEPLVGPAFGYRRRARLAVRWDVKSKQLDIGFRASSSQEIVSIEQCPVLVQPLQSLLPALLTALRDLSKPQAIGHIELFSGTAEAVLVRHTAALPEVDVARLRSFASANRTQLWWQGEGEPQADDPAATLGYRLEAWDLELAWRPGDFVQVNAPVNDAMVAQALAWLAAGKDERVLDLFCGLGNFSLPLARSGAQVTGAEGVEAMVARAQENARHNSLEYAHFYRADLSKPLADAPWAGKGFAAVLLDPPRDGALEIVRQMSMLKAQRVVYVSCNPATLARDARELASQGYRLKRAGVLDMFPQTAHVEAMALFERG; encoded by the coding sequence ATGGCCAAACGTAGCGGCGCTCTGCGCTTTCAACCCAGCGGTGGCGAGCGCAAGCCCCAGGTGCCGATCGGCAAGAAGCAGCGTCTGAATATCCAACGGCTGGCCAATGACGGGCGCGGCATTGCCTTCGTCGAAGGGCGCACCTGGTTCGTCGAAGGCGCATTGCCTGGCGAAGAGGTCGAGGCGCGTGTGCTGTCCGCACGTAGCCAGATCGTCGAGGCGCGCTGCGAGCGCGTGCTCCAGGCCAGTGCGCAGCGGCAGGTCGAACCCTGCCCGCATGCCCGTCTGTGTGGCGGCTGCAACCTGCAGCATGCCCCTATTGCCGATCAGCTGGCGCTCAAACAGCACGCGCTCAGCGAGCAGCTCAGCCGTTTGGCCGATCTGCAGCCGGAATCCTGGGCTGAGCCGCTGGTTGGCCCAGCCTTCGGCTATCGCCGTCGCGCTCGGCTGGCGGTGCGCTGGGACGTCAAGAGCAAGCAGCTGGACATCGGGTTTCGCGCCAGTTCCAGCCAGGAGATCGTCTCAATCGAGCAGTGCCCGGTTCTGGTACAGCCCTTGCAATCGCTGCTGCCGGCATTGCTGACGGCACTGCGTGATCTGAGCAAGCCACAGGCGATCGGCCATATAGAGCTGTTCAGCGGCACGGCGGAGGCGGTGCTGGTTCGCCATACCGCAGCCTTGCCGGAAGTAGACGTAGCACGCTTGCGCAGCTTCGCTAGTGCCAATCGGACGCAGCTCTGGTGGCAGGGTGAAGGCGAGCCACAAGCGGACGATCCCGCGGCTACGCTGGGCTACCGACTGGAGGCTTGGGATCTGGAGCTGGCGTGGCGACCAGGCGACTTCGTTCAGGTCAACGCGCCGGTCAACGATGCGATGGTCGCACAGGCACTGGCGTGGCTGGCAGCGGGCAAGGATGAACGCGTACTCGACCTGTTCTGCGGGCTGGGCAACTTCAGCCTGCCGCTGGCGCGCAGCGGCGCCCAGGTGACTGGTGCGGAGGGGGTCGAGGCGATGGTGGCGCGGGCACAGGAGAACGCCCGCCACAATAGCTTGGAATACGCGCACTTTTATCGGGCCGACTTGTCGAAGCCGCTTGCCGATGCCCCCTGGGCAGGCAAAGGGTTCGCCGCGGTACTGCTCGATCCGCCACGCGACGGTGCGCTGGAAATCGTTCGACAAATGTCGATGCTGAAGGCCCAGCGCGTGGTCTATGTTTCATGCAATCCGGCCACCCTGGCGCGCGATGCGCGCGAGCTGGCCAGCCAGGGATATCGTCTGAAGCGTGCGGGTGTGCTGGATATGTTCCCGCAAACCGCCCACGTTGAGGCCATGGCGTTGTTCGAGCGGGGTTAG
- the relA gene encoding GTP diphosphokinase → MVQVRALQPINTDGSINLDGWLDHVLGMDPALDRAALKEACEFAREAEQQANAAQNLWSEGTSSYQIGLEIAEILADLKLDQDSLVAAVIYRGVREGKIQLADVNQRFGAVVAKLVEGVLRMAAISASLNSRESLVLGSQAQVENLRKMLVAMVDDVRVALIKLAERTCAIRAVKLADDEKRQRVAREVFDIYAPLAHRLGIGHIKWELEDLSFRYLEPEQYKQIAQLLHERRLDREQYIQNVVQQLKDELTATGIQPDIDGRAKHIYSIWRKMQKKGLQFSQIYDVRAVRVLVPEVRDCYTALGIVHTLWRHIPKEFDDYIANPKENGYRSLHTAVIGPEGKVLEVQIRTQAMHEEAELGVCAHWRYKGTDVNSGSDHYEEKIAWLRQVLEWHEELGDIGGLADQLRVDIEPDRVYVFTPDGHAIDLPKGATPLDFAYRVHTEIGHNCRGAKINGRIVPLNYSLQTGEQVEIITSKHGSPSRDWLNPNLGYITTSRSRAKIVHWFKLQARDQNVAAGKALLERELGRLDLPPVDFDKLAEKANLKGAEDMFAALGAGDLRLAHLVNMAQQLVEPERGYDQLELIPRRSAPYKPGKRGDVQIQGVGNLLTQMAGCCQPLPGDPIVGYITQGRGVSIHRQDCPSVLQLAGREPERIIQVSWGPVPEKTYPVEIMIRAYDRAGLLRDISQMLLNERINVLSMNTRSNKEDSTAQMTLTIEIPGLNALGRLLSRISQLPNIIEAKRQRAT, encoded by the coding sequence ATGGTACAGGTCAGAGCGCTTCAGCCGATCAATACGGACGGCAGTATCAACCTGGATGGCTGGCTCGATCATGTGTTGGGGATGGACCCGGCACTCGACCGCGCGGCCTTGAAAGAAGCCTGCGAGTTCGCCCGCGAGGCGGAACAGCAGGCCAACGCGGCGCAGAATCTCTGGAGTGAAGGTACCTCCAGCTACCAGATCGGCCTCGAGATCGCCGAGATATTGGCCGACCTCAAACTCGATCAAGACAGCCTGGTTGCAGCCGTAATCTACCGTGGCGTACGTGAAGGCAAGATTCAGCTGGCCGATGTAAACCAGCGTTTTGGCGCGGTGGTAGCCAAGCTGGTCGAAGGCGTGCTGCGCATGGCAGCGATCAGCGCCAGTCTCAATTCTCGTGAATCCCTGGTGCTCGGCTCCCAGGCGCAGGTGGAAAATCTGCGCAAGATGCTCGTGGCCATGGTCGACGACGTGCGCGTCGCGCTGATCAAGCTGGCCGAACGGACCTGCGCCATTCGCGCCGTCAAACTGGCCGACGATGAGAAGCGCCAGCGGGTTGCCCGCGAAGTCTTCGATATCTACGCGCCACTGGCTCATCGTCTGGGCATCGGTCATATCAAGTGGGAACTGGAGGATCTGTCCTTCCGCTACCTCGAGCCCGAGCAGTACAAGCAGATCGCTCAATTGCTGCACGAGCGTCGCCTCGATCGCGAACAGTACATCCAGAACGTCGTGCAGCAGCTCAAGGACGAGCTGACCGCCACCGGTATCCAGCCCGACATCGACGGGCGCGCCAAACACATCTATTCCATCTGGCGGAAAATGCAGAAGAAGGGTCTGCAGTTCAGTCAGATCTACGACGTTCGCGCCGTTCGCGTGCTGGTGCCGGAAGTCCGTGATTGCTACACCGCGCTGGGTATCGTGCACACCCTGTGGCGGCACATTCCCAAGGAATTCGACGACTACATCGCCAACCCCAAGGAAAACGGTTACCGCTCGCTGCACACTGCCGTGATCGGGCCGGAGGGCAAGGTGTTGGAGGTGCAGATCCGCACCCAGGCGATGCACGAAGAGGCCGAGCTGGGCGTCTGCGCGCATTGGCGTTACAAGGGCACCGACGTCAATTCCGGCTCCGACCATTACGAGGAAAAGATCGCCTGGCTACGTCAGGTGCTCGAGTGGCATGAAGAACTCGGCGATATCGGCGGCCTGGCCGATCAGCTGCGAGTGGATATCGAGCCGGATCGGGTCTATGTATTCACCCCGGATGGCCACGCCATCGACCTGCCCAAGGGCGCGACGCCGCTGGACTTCGCCTACCGCGTGCACACCGAGATCGGCCACAACTGCCGTGGTGCCAAGATCAACGGGCGCATCGTGCCGCTCAACTACAGCCTGCAAACCGGCGAGCAGGTGGAGATCATCACCAGCAAGCACGGCTCGCCGAGCCGCGACTGGCTGAACCCGAACCTGGGCTACATCACCACCTCGCGCTCGCGGGCGAAGATCGTCCACTGGTTCAAGCTGCAGGCCCGTGATCAGAACGTCGCCGCCGGCAAGGCACTGCTGGAGCGCGAACTGGGCCGTCTGGACCTGCCGCCGGTGGACTTTGACAAGCTGGCCGAGAAGGCCAACCTGAAGGGCGCCGAGGACATGTTCGCCGCGCTGGGGGCTGGCGACCTGCGCTTGGCGCATCTGGTCAACATGGCGCAGCAACTGGTCGAGCCGGAGCGTGGTTACGACCAGCTGGAATTGATTCCGCGCCGCTCGGCGCCTTACAAGCCAGGCAAGCGCGGGGACGTGCAGATCCAGGGCGTCGGCAACTTGCTGACGCAGATGGCCGGCTGCTGCCAGCCGCTGCCGGGCGACCCCATCGTCGGTTACATCACCCAGGGCCGTGGCGTCAGCATTCATCGCCAGGACTGCCCGTCGGTGCTGCAACTGGCCGGACGCGAGCCGGAACGGATCATCCAGGTCAGCTGGGGTCCGGTGCCGGAGAAGACTTATCCGGTGGAAATCATGATCCGCGCCTACGACCGCGCCGGCCTGTTGCGCGACATCTCGCAGATGCTGCTCAACGAGCGTATCAACGTGCTGTCGATGAACACCCGCTCGAACAAGGAAGACAGCACCGCACAGATGACGCTGACCATCGAGATTCCTGGGCTGAATGCCCTGGGTCGCTTGCTCAGCCGCATTTCGCAGCTGCCGAATATCATCGAAGCCAAGCGCCAGCGGGCGACGTAA
- a CDS encoding HTH-type transcriptional regulator ArgP, with the protein MNLDPKQTEAFRTVIRTGSFEQAAQRLHLTPPAISQRVRALESALGSALVVRSRPCRPTETGQRLLQYLKRATLLEADLLADLAERSDAPLVVVAALNADSLGTWFFPALAEVLIRERVLLDLTVEDQDHTYSLLETGLAIGCISTEPKPMRGCTASPLGSMRYRLVASSEFRAKHFANGLTRNAARRAPVVAYTRKDTLQSSFLLRRFGLPEGAYPCHFVPGAEPHFSAIRYGLGYGMVPELLLHDALSAAEVVDLAPDEPLEIALYWHTWKVQSPRMEHLSRQIIEAAPKILARP; encoded by the coding sequence ATGAATCTCGATCCGAAGCAGACCGAAGCGTTTCGCACGGTTATCCGTACTGGCAGCTTCGAACAGGCTGCGCAGCGCCTGCACCTGACGCCTCCGGCTATCTCCCAGCGGGTGCGCGCACTGGAGAGTGCGCTGGGCAGCGCGCTGGTGGTACGCAGCCGACCCTGCCGGCCTACCGAAACCGGCCAGCGCCTGCTGCAGTACCTCAAGCGCGCCACCTTGCTCGAGGCTGATCTGCTGGCGGACCTTGCCGAGCGCAGCGATGCGCCGCTGGTAGTGGTCGCGGCACTCAATGCCGACAGCCTGGGAACCTGGTTCTTTCCGGCGCTGGCCGAGGTGCTGATCCGCGAGCGGGTATTGCTGGACCTCACCGTCGAGGACCAGGATCACACCTACAGCCTGCTGGAAACGGGCCTGGCTATCGGTTGTATCAGTACCGAACCCAAGCCCATGCGCGGCTGCACGGCGAGCCCGTTGGGCAGCATGCGCTACCGTTTGGTGGCATCGAGCGAGTTCCGCGCCAAGCACTTCGCCAACGGGCTGACCCGCAATGCCGCACGCAGGGCGCCGGTGGTCGCCTACACGCGCAAGGACACCCTGCAGTCATCCTTCCTGCTGCGCCGCTTCGGACTGCCGGAGGGTGCTTATCCCTGCCATTTCGTCCCAGGTGCCGAGCCGCACTTCAGCGCGATTCGCTACGGCCTGGGTTACGGCATGGTGCCCGAACTGTTGCTGCATGATGCGCTGAGCGCCGCTGAGGTGGTCGACCTGGCGCCCGACGAGCCGCTGGAAATCGCGCTGTACTGGCATACCTGGAAGGTGCAATCGCCGCGCATGGAGCACCTTTCGCGGCAGATTATCGAGGCGGCACCGAAGATTCTTGCGCGGCCCTAG